From Pseudorasbora parva isolate DD20220531a chromosome 25, ASM2467924v1, whole genome shotgun sequence, one genomic window encodes:
- the tmem258 gene encoding transmembrane protein 258, which yields MELEAMTRYTSPVNPAVFPHLTVVLLAIGMFFTAWFFVYEVTSTKYTRDVYKELLISLVASLFMGFGVLFLLLWVGIYV from the exons ATG GAGTTGGAAGCCATGACGAGATACACCAGCCCGGTAAACCCGGCCGTGTTCCCGCACCTCACCGTCGTGCTGCTGGCCATCGGCATGTTCTTCACAGCCTGGTTCTTTGT ATATGAAGTAACGTCCACGAAGTACACGCGAGACGTGTATAAAGAGCTGCTGATTTCACTGGTGGCGTCGCTCTTCATGGGCTTCGGTGTTCTCTTCCTCTTACTGTGGGTCGGCATCTACGTCTGA